The window TGAAAGTATGCGGGCGTTTGTGCAGGTGGTTGAGGCCGGGGGCTTTGCCGCTGCCGCCCGGGAAATGGGGGTTTCACGCTCAGCTGTCAATAAGTTGGTGATGAATCTGGAAGATGCGCTGAAGGTACAGCTCTTGCAGCGCACGACTCGAAAAGTAACCCCAACCCCTACAGGACTTGCTTTCTACGATCGCTGTGTGGCAATTCTGGCAGATTTAGAAGAGGCCGAATTGGCCGTCTCGCAGCTACAAACAGAACCGAAAGGACAGTTGCGCATCAATGCGCCCATGTCTTTTGGGAATCGCTATTTGTCTCCAGTGATTGCCCAGTTTTTGCGGCAATACCCTGATCTGCATTTGGAACTTAGCCTGAGCGATCGCTTTATCGATCCGATTGAGGAGGGGTTTGATGTGACGGTGCGCATTGCCAAGCCTCCAGAAGCTTCTAGCCTGATTGTCCACGAGCTGCTTCCTGCCCCGGTGATTCTCTGTG is drawn from Leptolyngbya sp. SIO1E4 and contains these coding sequences:
- a CDS encoding LysR family transcriptional regulator → MDKFESMRAFVQVVEAGGFAAAAREMGVSRSAVNKLVMNLEDALKVQLLQRTTRKVTPTPTGLAFYDRCVAILADLEEAELAVSQLQTEPKGQLRINAPMSFGNRYLSPVIAQFLRQYPDLHLELSLSDRFIDPIEEGFDVTVRIAKPPEASSLIVHELLPAPVILCAAPSYLAEHGVPTAPSDLTQHACLPYGHLATDNQWMLVGPNGECKVTVSGPLCANNGEPLQEAAVQGLGITLLPRFIADANLRAGRLQQVMPGYEAPPISVCLLYPVNRHLSTKVRLFVEFLKKQLQDAVAN